A stretch of Anaerolineae bacterium DNA encodes these proteins:
- a CDS encoding GNAT family N-acetyltransferase — protein MTQKLLEPLPWDSEFFGLAIARITATRLDGAGIKELMEQAQAAKLRCLYFEADPNDPATVAAVEQYGFHLVDVRVVLEHPFDDRPAPVPRYPVPEELVIGSYRPDEMPRLQDISAQIGLTSRFDFDKQFAPGQSERLYRVWIENACHGFADAVLVARWHQDGEAVGLITCTWRDAIAHIQLAGVHAHYRQRGVGTGLVQGALDWARSQQARRMQVVTQARNVPAQRLYQQMGFFTRSMTLFYHKWLFS, from the coding sequence GTGACACAAAAATTACTTGAACCCCTGCCCTGGGATTCGGAATTTTTTGGCCTGGCCATAGCTCGAATCACCGCTACCAGATTGGATGGGGCTGGGATAAAGGAATTGATGGAGCAGGCGCAGGCAGCTAAACTTAGGTGTCTTTACTTTGAAGCGGATCCCAACGATCCGGCCACGGTGGCGGCAGTGGAACAATATGGGTTTCATTTGGTTGACGTGCGGGTGGTGTTAGAGCATCCGTTTGATGATCGTCCGGCCCCTGTACCGCGTTATCCGGTGCCGGAAGAGTTGGTAATCGGTTCGTATCGCCCTGACGAAATGCCTCGTTTGCAAGATATTTCGGCCCAGATTGGCCTGACCAGTCGTTTTGATTTTGACAAACAGTTTGCGCCGGGGCAAAGTGAACGATTGTATCGGGTATGGATAGAAAATGCCTGCCATGGCTTTGCCGATGCTGTTTTGGTAGCTCGTTGGCATCAAGATGGCGAGGCAGTAGGCTTGATTACCTGTACCTGGCGTGATGCTATTGCTCATATCCAACTGGCCGGCGTGCATGCTCACTACCGTCAGCGGGGTGTTGGCACCGGCCTGGTGCAGGGCGCTTTGGATTGGGCCAGGTCTCAGCAGGCGCGCAGGATGCAAGTGGTCACGCAGGCCCGTAACGTGCCGGCCCAACGCCTTTACCAGCAAATGGGCTTTTTTACTCGTTCCATGACCTTGTTTTATCATAAATGGTTATTCTCTTGA
- a CDS encoding DegT/DnrJ/EryC1/StrS family aminotransferase yields MIPFIDLKLQYHSIKQEIDNAVIRVLESSQFALGNEVAAFEQEFAAYCAAGQGIAVNSGTSALHLALLAAGIGPGDQVITVPFTFVATVAAICYTGACPVFVDIEPQSSTIDIKQIEQAITAQTRAILPVHIYGQPADMDPIVEIARRYGLVVIEDAAQAHGAEYKGHRVGRMGDLGCFSFYPGKNLGAYGEAGMVVTNNPEYAHTVRMLRDWGQARKYHHELKGYNYRMDGIQGAILRVKLRHLDAWTEARRANAAQYDQLLSDAAVQTPAVMPYARHVYHVYAVRSKQRDALQQMLQKQKIQTGIHYPIPVHLQPAYVDLGYQIGDFPHSEQMASETLSLPMYAELSVAQILSVCQAIQAANR; encoded by the coding sequence ATGATTCCATTTATAGATTTAAAGTTACAATATCACAGCATTAAGCAAGAAATTGACAACGCAGTGATCCGAGTTTTGGAGAGCAGTCAATTTGCTTTGGGAAATGAGGTGGCCGCTTTTGAACAGGAATTTGCAGCCTATTGTGCGGCGGGGCAAGGCATTGCGGTTAATTCTGGCACCAGTGCCTTGCATCTGGCGTTATTGGCCGCAGGCATTGGTCCGGGCGACCAGGTGATTACCGTTCCTTTTACCTTTGTTGCTACTGTTGCGGCAATTTGTTATACTGGGGCCTGCCCTGTATTTGTTGATATAGAGCCGCAGTCATCTACCATAGATATAAAACAGATTGAGCAAGCTATTACGGCGCAAACCAGGGCCATTTTGCCTGTCCATATTTATGGCCAGCCGGCCGACATGGACCCTATTGTAGAAATTGCTCGCCGCTATGGTTTGGTGGTTATTGAGGATGCGGCTCAAGCTCATGGTGCAGAATACAAAGGGCATCGGGTGGGCAGGATGGGAGATTTGGGCTGTTTCAGTTTTTATCCCGGCAAAAATTTGGGGGCCTATGGCGAAGCCGGGATGGTGGTCACTAACAATCCTGAATATGCCCATACCGTCAGGATGTTACGTGATTGGGGACAGGCGCGTAAATATCACCATGAGTTAAAGGGGTACAACTACCGGATGGATGGTATTCAGGGCGCTATCTTGCGGGTCAAATTGAGACATTTAGACGCCTGGACCGAGGCCCGCCGGGCTAATGCGGCGCAGTATGATCAACTTTTGTCGGATGCAGCGGTCCAAACGCCAGCCGTTATGCCTTACGCCCGCCACGTGTATCACGTTTACGCCGTGCGTTCCAAACAACGAGATGCCTTACAGCAAATGTTACAAAAACAAAAGATTCAAACCGGCATTCATTATCCCATCCCGGTACACTTACAGCCAGCTTACGTTGATTTGGGGTATCAAATTGGCGATTTTCCTCATTCGGAACAAATGGCCAGCGAGACGCTTTCTTTACCCATGTATGCCGAGCTATCCGTAGCGCAAATCCTGAGTGTCTGCCAGGCTATTCAAGCAGCGAATAGGTGA
- a CDS encoding glycosyltransferase family 39 protein gives MKQLFVKKISVIQDRYDLIVIFGAALGLRLLYLFLKPQPPIVYDALGYFELGRSLVMGATSELLQPWGADIWPLLSSRGPIYALFLAGNFFIFDVDPWPVRYIQAVLDALSCVFVYLIGKELVNRYVGLISGFLMVLYLPFILFTGRMLTETLANFLFWTGMFLLVRGLRCKGLNWLVASGLMIGLACLARPTLLPGVPFFIVAVGIGLQEITWRRRIILTGIFGVSLVGLLFIWYVVAKTVNSSPTIGVAGIDFMMSEFSMETNPLVRGWRPDYRQTIDLYWWQNETSSLKFIYIIAAVINLIFYHFWFAENAWRESFLLSPTAMHWAQQILLGLGLGGVGIALIRWRTFAPLFAVLVTFCLVSVKVIEVRHNLPFMPAIFLFAGLFIVYLFEWIKNYFGWTKDIVVLVVGIILVGVILIGSRLLVLFSSEIFWLWIQPVTLGIAGDLAVVIFSLLVGGLVFRLSTPAWGRLSAAVAGFVPAVLLIILISSYAYINSGPRWWAWNISLNQTNQVVRQEIQLPAPISEDKLELVIWLVDLQANAAPPPLQVRVNESLLSPQEYSWQRLFCAQKVLFVTNVEQTYCPVYEEYMKFAHRPMTTWPQWWGLVIDPALLLDKNNLSLTLSQLDPTVESNVASQVKLGGTFAVADSQVVYGPSVYALSPGARTSIYRWLLIGDWRLWETSELASVATHSYLIRSDAADILLKANLNIRLAVKYKDGRIVIY, from the coding sequence ATGAAACAATTGTTTGTAAAAAAAATCTCAGTAATACAAGATCGGTATGATCTAATTGTTATTTTTGGAGCGGCGTTGGGATTACGCTTGCTCTACCTCTTTCTTAAACCACAACCACCTATTGTTTACGACGCGCTTGGTTATTTTGAGCTTGGCCGTTCTTTGGTTATGGGGGCCACCAGTGAATTATTACAGCCATGGGGTGCTGATATTTGGCCTTTGTTAAGTTCCAGAGGCCCTATCTATGCCTTATTTCTGGCGGGCAATTTCTTTATTTTTGATGTAGACCCATGGCCTGTTCGTTATATCCAGGCTGTTCTTGATGCTTTGAGTTGTGTTTTTGTATATTTGATTGGCAAAGAATTGGTCAATCGGTATGTCGGTTTAATTTCAGGTTTCCTGATGGTCCTATATCTCCCTTTCATCTTGTTCACAGGACGAATGTTGACGGAAACCTTAGCAAATTTTTTGTTCTGGACGGGGATGTTTTTGCTGGTACGAGGTTTGCGCTGTAAGGGGTTAAACTGGTTGGTAGCGTCCGGCTTAATGATTGGTTTAGCCTGTTTAGCCAGGCCCACGCTATTGCCCGGCGTTCCTTTTTTTATTGTGGCCGTTGGGATAGGTTTACAAGAGATAACCTGGCGTCGTCGCATAATTTTGACCGGGATTTTTGGCGTTTCTCTTGTGGGGCTTCTGTTCATTTGGTATGTTGTGGCCAAAACAGTGAATTCAAGCCCAACGATAGGCGTGGCTGGTATTGACTTTATGATGAGTGAATTCTCAATGGAAACGAATCCCCTGGTGCGAGGTTGGCGCCCTGATTACAGGCAGACCATAGATTTGTATTGGTGGCAGAACGAAACGTCGTCATTGAAGTTCATTTATATCATAGCGGCGGTCATAAACCTCATTTTTTACCATTTCTGGTTTGCGGAGAACGCCTGGCGAGAGTCATTCTTGCTTTCACCTACTGCGATGCATTGGGCGCAGCAAATCCTGCTAGGGTTAGGGTTAGGCGGAGTGGGGATTGCTTTAATCAGGTGGCGCACTTTTGCCCCTCTCTTCGCTGTTTTGGTAACCTTTTGTCTCGTCTCCGTAAAGGTTATAGAGGTTAGGCATAATTTACCCTTCATGCCAGCTATTTTTCTATTTGCCGGATTATTTATTGTTTATCTATTTGAGTGGATCAAAAATTATTTTGGTTGGACTAAAGACATTGTTGTTTTGGTTGTCGGTATCATCTTGGTCGGTGTTATTTTAATTGGCTCCAGATTATTGGTTCTTTTTAGTTCTGAAATTTTTTGGTTGTGGATACAACCTGTCACGTTAGGTATCGCGGGCGACCTGGCCGTAGTTATTTTCAGTTTACTGGTAGGGGGGCTTGTGTTTCGTTTGTCTACGCCTGCATGGGGTCGTCTCTCAGCCGCAGTGGCAGGTTTTGTGCCTGCTGTTTTATTAATTATTCTAATTAGTTCTTATGCTTACATTAATTCGGGTCCCAGGTGGTGGGCCTGGAATATATCTTTGAATCAAACCAATCAGGTAGTGAGACAGGAGATTCAGTTACCTGCCCCAATATCAGAGGATAAACTTGAATTGGTAATATGGTTGGTAGATTTGCAGGCAAATGCCGCCCCGCCTCCTTTGCAGGTGAGGGTAAATGAGTCCCTCCTATCGCCACAGGAATATTCCTGGCAACGTCTATTTTGCGCTCAAAAAGTGTTGTTTGTGACCAATGTAGAACAGACGTATTGTCCGGTTTATGAAGAATACATGAAGTTTGCTCATCGCCCTATGACTACCTGGCCGCAATGGTGGGGGCTGGTGATAGACCCGGCTTTACTACTTGACAAAAATAACCTTTCTTTGACCCTATCTCAGCTAGATCCAACAGTTGAGTCGAATGTTGCGTCTCAAGTTAAATTAGGAGGAACATTTGCTGTTGCTGATAGTCAAGTTGTTTACGGGCCAAGCGTATATGCACTTTCGCCTGGGGCAAGAACTTCAATCTATCGCTGGCTTTTAATTGGCGATTGGCGTTTGTGGGAGACGAGTGAGTTGGCCAGCGTGGCCACCCATAGTTATTTAATCCGGTCAGACGCGGCAGACATTCTATTAAAGGCCAACTTAAATATTCGATTGGCGGTAAAATACAAAGATGGTCGGATTGTAATTTATTAG
- a CDS encoding Gfo/Idh/MocA family oxidoreductase — MINMGIIGYGYWGPNLVRNFVEIPETQVLGVSDLNPKRLHLVQARYPSIQVTTNPVDLFNNPAIEAVAIATPVSSHFELALQALQANKHVLLEKPLTTTSAQALRLIEEAERRNRILMVDHTFVYTGAVRKIRELVENGSVGDLYYYDSVRVNLGLFQHDVNVIWDLAVHDLSIMDYVISARPLAVSATGVSHISGQPENIAYLTLFFDNHLLAHIHVNWLAPVKVRRTLIGGSKKMIVYDDLEPSEKIKVYDKGITLNDGPESVYQMLIGYRTGDMWSPQLDVTEALRTEALHFIHCIQHHETPLTDGQAGWRIVQILEAATASIAQQSRPIELKTGKVMA, encoded by the coding sequence ATGATTAATATGGGTATCATCGGTTATGGATATTGGGGGCCAAATTTGGTGCGTAATTTTGTCGAGATCCCAGAAACGCAGGTTTTAGGGGTGAGCGACCTGAATCCAAAACGTTTGCATTTGGTCCAGGCTCGTTATCCATCTATTCAGGTGACAACCAATCCGGTTGATTTGTTTAACAATCCGGCAATTGAGGCCGTTGCCATTGCCACGCCGGTTTCGAGTCATTTTGAATTGGCTTTACAAGCTTTACAGGCAAATAAACACGTATTGCTAGAGAAACCCCTCACCACAACTTCGGCCCAAGCTCTCCGGCTGATTGAAGAAGCTGAACGGCGAAATCGAATATTAATGGTGGATCATACCTTTGTTTATACCGGCGCGGTACGCAAAATTCGGGAATTGGTGGAGAATGGCAGCGTGGGCGACCTCTATTACTATGACTCGGTGCGGGTTAATTTGGGTTTATTTCAACATGATGTGAATGTTATTTGGGATTTGGCCGTGCATGACCTTTCAATTATGGATTATGTAATATCTGCCCGTCCCCTGGCTGTATCGGCTACGGGAGTCAGCCATATCTCCGGCCAACCGGAAAATATTGCTTATTTGACCCTGTTTTTTGATAATCATTTACTGGCTCATATTCACGTAAACTGGTTGGCTCCGGTGAAGGTGCGGCGTACCTTGATTGGGGGCAGTAAGAAGATGATTGTTTACGATGATTTAGAACCGAGCGAAAAGATAAAAGTTTATGATAAGGGGATTACGCTTAATGACGGCCCTGAGAGCGTGTACCAGATGCTGATTGGCTACCGTACCGGCGATATGTGGTCTCCCCAATTGGATGTAACCGAAGCGTTACGAACAGAAGCGCTTCATTTTATTCATTGTATTCAACACCATGAAACCCCTCTAACCGATGGCCAGGCCGGATGGCGTATTGTGCAGATTTTGGAAGCGGCCACAGCTTCTATAGCCCAACAAAGCCGCCCGATAGAATTAAAAACAGGAAAGGTAATGGCATGA
- a CDS encoding N-acetyltransferase: MAITEDVQLGSHVKIFHPHLVNLYGCIIGAETKIGAFVEIQKNVVVGARCKISSHTFICEGVTIEDEVFIGHGVMFTNDLYPRATNDDGRLQGEGDWTLIETQVKRRASIGSNATILAGVIIGENALVGAGAVVAHNVPPYAIVAGVPACVLGDVRTRRSNTEPTN, translated from the coding sequence ATGGCAATTACAGAAGATGTTCAACTGGGTAGTCACGTAAAAATTTTCCATCCCCATCTCGTTAACCTCTATGGTTGTATAATTGGAGCTGAAACCAAGATTGGCGCATTTGTTGAGATCCAAAAAAATGTTGTGGTCGGCGCTCGCTGTAAGATATCGTCACACACTTTCATTTGCGAGGGAGTCACCATTGAAGATGAGGTTTTTATTGGACACGGAGTTATGTTCACCAATGACCTTTATCCTCGGGCCACAAATGATGATGGCCGCTTGCAAGGTGAAGGTGATTGGACATTAATAGAAACCCAGGTCAAGCGTCGGGCCTCAATTGGCAGTAATGCTACTATTTTGGCGGGGGTTATTATTGGAGAAAATGCGCTGGTTGGGGCAGGAGCAGTAGTAGCCCATAATGTTCCACCCTATGCCATAGTGGCTGGCGTACCGGCTTGTGTGCTGGGTGATGTGCGCACGCGTCGTAGCAATACAGAGCCAACCAACTAA
- a CDS encoding glycosyltransferase family 39 protein — protein MSRCITAYGLRFVTVIILITIILLPRVLPFPSIFFTDDEMQIGRWTSQMTGALLNGDWRNTVNNAYPAVTLAWIEAAQVKLAPLASGQGLTAEQMVSDDGTDVFAALPRRRLALALFNTVAVLVTFWLLRRLYNDFIAVTATILMALDPFLLTQSRVFRTEGITTGLMLLGALTIILYAKEQRTGWLVASAVLSSFATLTKITSIFLLPFAGLTLLIWPLMMGQRPIAPLVKQATRDVVLWSLLTGLIFFVFWPALWVAPFETIKLVYTYLQLTSTNIEMIWGGKGSALFFWGQTLREDPGVSFYWWSLAYRITPVALVGLLLVVVGAFCPLLQRRSKFVKIKCSSIFSRPSVAVTVLLVAYVVFYFIAMSLGASKVDRYLLPIFPAFSILAAVGFQAFVDHLSAVVPVPGLKGAVWGTVLISSAWLALPQHPYYYTYWNPLLGGARQAVKILPAGGRQGINMMVEYVNALPEAQQLKITGPGLRDCPVIFTGTCLQPSQFLLADYIQSDIFSLQRGAYLANIHKIIPETELVHQYTKDGVDYAWLYKMPAGLHHTEQWLGTHGKLRGYGFLPPQVGAGDSLQVSIFWINGEDGWTLANSEFFIKLLDENGQVQQVAPAQPGVPANPELSAPGDMVVFNAFLPIPSDMLLGTYPVEIGLRLKDGGQETWKFSLKDTENTITVNRGALADFVEALPIQNHLEYEVGATGLTLLGYNDLTGETPPHFDLYWQANRPLIEDYILELALLDQTGKVVVSWRNTLSPPVHPATAWQAGEVVKITFPLASGYPLPPGHYQPVLSILSADTALIDSVDLIPLENFALDRLPVNMQHQLEDITFGEKLDLLGYDLKGAGNTSSGLFFVTLYWLNRHPLEAAEADVQVFNHRGEVIAQQTAPVPASTSASTWQSASQLEFTLNDLPDSMVIKVRSVNDETWYKVQEHEQGVVEQVTIDQVLNKIAPLD, from the coding sequence ATGTCACGTTGCATCACGGCTTATGGGTTGCGTTTTGTTACCGTAATTATTTTGATTACAATCATTCTGCTTCCCCGTGTTCTCCCCTTTCCCTCCATTTTTTTCACCGACGATGAAATGCAAATTGGCCGTTGGACCAGCCAAATGACCGGCGCTCTGTTAAACGGTGACTGGCGCAATACGGTCAATAACGCCTATCCGGCGGTCACCTTGGCCTGGATTGAAGCGGCGCAGGTAAAATTAGCCCCGTTGGCGTCGGGTCAAGGGTTGACTGCGGAGCAGATGGTCTCTGATGATGGAACGGATGTATTTGCCGCATTACCGCGCCGGCGTTTGGCCCTGGCTTTGTTTAATACGGTGGCGGTTCTGGTTACCTTCTGGCTCCTTCGCCGCCTTTACAATGACTTTATTGCCGTTACAGCCACTATTTTAATGGCCCTGGACCCTTTCTTGCTTACCCAATCGCGCGTATTCCGCACCGAAGGCATTACCACCGGCTTGATGCTGTTGGGCGCTTTAACCATTATTCTCTATGCCAAAGAACAACGTACTGGCTGGCTGGTCGCCAGCGCCGTTTTGAGCAGTTTTGCCACGTTAACCAAAATTACCTCTATCTTTTTGTTACCTTTTGCCGGACTAACGCTGTTAATTTGGCCTCTGATGATGGGGCAGCGTCCCATAGCCCCGTTGGTAAAACAGGCTACGCGGGATGTTGTTTTGTGGAGTTTGTTAACGGGGCTGATTTTTTTTGTCTTTTGGCCGGCCTTGTGGGTAGCGCCGTTTGAAACCATCAAGCTGGTGTACACCTATTTGCAACTGACCAGCACCAATATTGAAATGATCTGGGGAGGCAAAGGCAGCGCCCTTTTCTTTTGGGGCCAAACCTTACGAGAAGACCCCGGTGTATCGTTTTACTGGTGGTCCCTGGCTTACCGCATCACGCCAGTGGCTTTGGTGGGCCTGCTGCTTGTTGTAGTCGGTGCTTTCTGTCCCCTGTTACAACGCCGATCTAAATTTGTCAAAATAAAATGCTCTTCAATCTTTTCACGCCCCTCTGTGGCAGTGACGGTGTTGCTGGTGGCTTATGTAGTTTTTTATTTCATCGCCATGAGCCTGGGGGCTTCCAAAGTTGATCGTTATTTACTGCCTATTTTCCCGGCATTTTCTATTCTGGCGGCGGTTGGATTCCAGGCGTTTGTTGACCACTTATCTGCCGTGGTCCCTGTTCCTGGGTTGAAAGGGGCGGTTTGGGGAACAGTTTTGATAAGCAGCGCCTGGCTGGCCTTGCCGCAGCACCCTTATTATTACACCTATTGGAATCCTCTTCTGGGCGGAGCGCGGCAGGCGGTCAAAATTCTTCCGGCGGGAGGTCGGCAGGGCATTAATATGATGGTGGAGTATGTGAATGCCTTGCCGGAAGCGCAGCAGCTTAAGATTACTGGCCCTGGCCTTCGAGATTGTCCGGTAATTTTTACCGGCACCTGCCTGCAACCCTCTCAGTTTCTGCTGGCTGATTACATTCAGAGTGATATTTTTTCGCTGCAAAGAGGCGCGTACCTGGCCAATATTCATAAAATCATCCCGGAGACGGAATTGGTCCACCAATATACCAAAGATGGGGTTGATTATGCCTGGCTGTACAAAATGCCCGCCGGGCTTCATCATACCGAACAATGGTTGGGCACGCATGGTAAACTCAGGGGGTATGGATTTTTACCGCCACAAGTAGGCGCCGGCGACTCCTTGCAAGTCTCAATCTTTTGGATAAATGGGGAAGATGGTTGGACGTTGGCCAATAGTGAATTTTTTATCAAATTGCTGGATGAAAATGGACAAGTGCAGCAAGTTGCCCCGGCCCAACCCGGTGTGCCCGCCAATCCTGAGCTATCCGCACCCGGCGACATGGTAGTGTTTAATGCGTTTTTACCCATACCTTCCGATATGTTGTTGGGCACTTATCCTGTTGAAATAGGTCTCCGCCTAAAAGATGGCGGTCAAGAGACCTGGAAATTTTCGTTGAAGGATACGGAAAATACTATCACGGTCAATCGTGGCGCTTTGGCCGATTTTGTAGAAGCGTTGCCTATTCAAAATCACCTGGAGTATGAGGTGGGGGCGACGGGGTTGACCTTGTTGGGATACAACGATTTAACCGGAGAGACGCCCCCCCATTTTGATCTTTATTGGCAGGCCAACCGGCCGTTGATCGAGGATTATATTTTGGAATTGGCTTTGCTAGACCAGACCGGAAAAGTGGTTGTATCCTGGCGCAATACATTGTCCCCTCCAGTTCATCCGGCCACAGCGTGGCAGGCTGGAGAAGTGGTCAAGATAACATTTCCGCTGGCGTCAGGGTACCCTTTACCCCCGGGGCATTATCAGCCAGTTCTATCCATTTTGTCTGCCGACACTGCCCTGATTGATTCCGTTGACCTTATCCCCCTGGAAAATTTTGCGCTTGACCGACTTCCGGTTAACATGCAGCATCAACTTGAGGATATTACCTTTGGGGAAAAACTTGATTTACTGGGGTACGATTTAAAGGGCGCGGGAAATACGTCCTCAGGATTGTTCTTTGTTACTCTGTATTGGTTAAATCGTCATCCCCTTGAAGCGGCAGAGGCGGACGTTCAAGTTTTTAATCACAGGGGCGAAGTCATTGCTCAACAAACTGCGCCGGTTCCTGCTTCAACCTCTGCCTCAACCTGGCAAAGCGCCAGCCAGTTAGAATTTACTTTAAACGATTTGCCAGACTCAATGGTGATCAAAGTTCGTTCTGTGAATGACGAAACGTGGTATAAAGTGCAAGAGCATGAGCAAGGCGTTGTTGAGCAAGTGACGATTGACCAGGTTTTAAACAAAATAGCGCCATTGGATTAA
- a CDS encoding glycosyltransferase family 39 protein, which yields MTPITAKKQLQKILPWLILALLLILSFWLRSRYLWLRAMTYDEGHWLMFAVLANLGYAPYTVTFVGIPPLALLTIQLGAKLFDVTLAVRYPMMLFSVIGVGSMYLSLRPWQNSFNLLAGLLAALFYSFDLVSFRESSTFMGEGPALAMAVLSFVLWQQYRDNRKLFWLLLSGLAFGLSLALKLFMVFFPAFVGILLLIIALKDGGGLKISALKQVIITGLVWGLGVTIPWGIFFTIYTPQALYREVFLFRLAFREVNLSRGAVLLENSAGVARMMVDRWPLALGAVLGVISGWRKRRFEVFTWLIWLVLAVVPLVWQSPLRPRYSVALLPPLAALSGIGIVYLVRWLFDRLQKKASAWVGYAVVGLTLTVIFVAALSIPVKNLLRPADPYPFPNLNFDVVEYIQQTTLENDCIVTDDQRFAFAAHRLVPPALSETGQGRLATGWLTGDEIVSQIQQHDCPAVVYMVNYFTQFLPDLADKLRELYFLEIVYDEDFTVYTGKKHVRREPAIPLNAQFGQAFVLNGIDLAASPWSSGQKVGLATYWTALTQPDRACKIFVQLRDRQNETIASFDYFPFAVPGDRYQLLPEFDYQYRLTPHIDVQAIPAEEIAAYPAKGMIPTNAWPVGQTIREITTLPLPDLEPGVYDLYLGMYDPATFVRLPLQSLSGSVPTENDVLWLTQIKVIEAE from the coding sequence ATGACACCGATAACCGCAAAAAAACAACTTCAGAAAATTTTGCCCTGGCTTATCCTGGCCCTGTTGCTGATACTCTCGTTTTGGCTGCGTAGCCGTTACCTGTGGCTGCGGGCTATGACCTACGACGAGGGTCATTGGCTCATGTTTGCTGTGTTAGCCAACCTGGGTTATGCCCCCTACACCGTCACCTTTGTGGGTATTCCTCCTCTGGCCTTATTAACCATTCAATTGGGGGCCAAACTATTTGATGTGACCCTGGCCGTGCGCTATCCTATGATGCTCTTTAGCGTGATAGGCGTTGGGAGTATGTATTTATCGCTGCGGCCCTGGCAAAACAGTTTTAACTTATTAGCCGGATTGCTGGCGGCACTCTTCTATTCGTTTGATCTGGTCAGCTTCCGGGAGTCTAGCACCTTTATGGGCGAAGGCCCGGCCCTGGCGATGGCCGTTTTATCCTTTGTATTGTGGCAACAATACCGGGATAACCGTAAATTGTTCTGGCTGCTCTTATCGGGGCTGGCTTTTGGCCTGAGCCTGGCGCTTAAATTATTTATGGTATTTTTCCCGGCCTTTGTGGGGATACTTTTGCTCATCATCGCGCTGAAAGATGGCGGCGGTTTAAAAATTTCTGCACTCAAACAAGTGATTATTACCGGCTTGGTTTGGGGCTTGGGCGTTACCATTCCTTGGGGAATATTCTTTACAATTTACACCCCCCAAGCCTTGTATCGAGAGGTGTTTCTCTTCCGCCTAGCTTTTCGGGAGGTCAATTTAAGCCGGGGGGCGGTGTTGCTTGAAAACTCGGCGGGGGTGGCCCGGATGATGGTTGACCGCTGGCCGTTGGCGCTTGGGGCTGTGCTGGGCGTTATTAGTGGTTGGCGGAAGCGCCGGTTTGAAGTTTTTACCTGGTTGATTTGGCTGGTTTTGGCTGTAGTCCCCCTGGTTTGGCAGTCACCCTTAAGACCACGTTACTCGGTGGCGCTGCTGCCGCCGCTGGCCGCCTTGAGTGGGATCGGGATTGTGTATCTTGTCCGTTGGCTCTTTGACCGGCTGCAAAAGAAGGCGTCTGCCTGGGTGGGTTATGCCGTTGTCGGTTTAACCTTGACCGTCATTTTTGTGGCTGCCTTGAGCATACCGGTCAAAAACTTATTACGCCCTGCCGATCCCTATCCCTTTCCTAATTTGAATTTTGATGTGGTTGAATACATTCAACAGACTACCCTTGAAAATGATTGCATCGTCACCGATGACCAACGTTTTGCTTTTGCCGCCCACCGTTTGGTACCTCCTGCTCTCTCAGAAACCGGCCAGGGACGTTTGGCCACAGGCTGGCTGACCGGCGACGAAATTGTGAGCCAGATTCAGCAGCACGATTGCCCCGCCGTGGTGTATATGGTCAACTACTTTACTCAATTTTTACCCGACCTGGCGGATAAATTGCGTGAACTTTATTTTTTAGAGATTGTTTACGATGAGGATTTTACGGTTTACACCGGCAAAAAACATGTCCGGCGAGAGCCGGCCATCCCCCTTAACGCTCAGTTTGGGCAGGCGTTTGTGCTGAACGGGATTGACCTGGCTGCGTCACCCTGGTCTTCCGGGCAGAAAGTGGGCCTGGCCACGTATTGGACGGCGCTGACCCAACCGGACCGGGCTTGCAAGATATTTGTTCAACTGCGTGATCGTCAAAATGAAACTATCGCCAGTTTTGATTATTTTCCCTTTGCCGTGCCCGGCGACCGGTATCAATTATTGCCGGAGTTTGATTACCAGTACCGCTTGACCCCCCATATTGATGTTCAGGCCATCCCGGCGGAAGAAATTGCGGCCTATCCGGCCAAAGGCATGATCCCCACCAATGCCTGGCCGGTGGGCCAAACCATCAGAGAGATAACCACCTTACCGTTACCTGATCTGGAGCCAGGAGTTTACGACCTTTATCTGGGCATGTATGATCCGGCTACCTTTGTTCGGCTGCCGCTACAATCGCTATCCGGCAGCGTTCCGACCGAAAATGATGTTCTTTGGTTAACTCAGATTAAGGTCATAGAGGCAGAATGA